Genomic segment of Panicum virgatum strain AP13 chromosome 9N, P.virgatum_v5, whole genome shotgun sequence:
TATTTCTCCAAATAGAACCTTAGTCATCTTCTTGGCTAGCTTTGTTCATATCACcatacatattctttttcctattgtTCTTAAGTTTTGAGATTTAACTTTAACCGAAATAAAGATTATAAACACGTTTAAGCATTCCCCTTGACCATTGATAACGGAACATAAAAAAGAAACATCTCGCAGTTTATTTACGTTAACATTTTTTAGAAATATTTTACGTTAACATTTCGCAGTTGAGCTAGAACCAATGTAagaaatagcgggctatgagGTTTCAACCTTCTCTAAAAACCATAGAAAGCTATAGCGGAAGCTAAATCATTTAGCAGAATGATTAAATAATCAATAATTACATACAAAATTAGAAGCATCATTGGTCTAACACTCTAAAATAGACTCAACATGTCTCATGACTGTCCAACTATGCACATACTGCTTTGTTGATGGTCCACCCATTTTATATTGATTCTTTTGAATACATCTTCGAGGGAATGACACTACGAAATATACTAACAACTTGACGATTAGCGTTGTAAAATGTCGCAGAAACCTATTTAGCGGACATTTATTACCACTAGATCCTGTAAAAACTCTTTTAGCAGATATAGCGGAAAAATATTGTATAGCGTAGCAGTAGATCTGTTTGGATGCTAATAGCGGACTATAGCAGGCTATTAGCGGTCTATTGTGTAGAACGAGAAAGCAGCGGGTGGGTGATTCGACTCGCCCGGGACAGACAGTCGGGCCGAGCCATCCCACTGCGCACGAAAGCACCGGCCCACCATAGCACCCTCTCGCCCGGAAGCCCCCAaaaccctcgccgtcgccgtcgccgttgccgccgcccccttccctctcccgccGACAGCCGCCGACCAGACCACGTCGCGTCCGTGCCCTGCCGCGGCACCCCGGCTCCAGCACACTGCTATTTCGTCCATGGTTGCAGCTATGCCGCTCTCCTCTTCCACCGCCGCTGCAGCCGAgggctccgcctcctccatcgccgccggcgccgcgagcGGCTACCACTTGCTCAGGATCGAGGGCTACTCGCGCACCAGGTCCACCATCCCCAACGGCGACCACGTCGAGTCCCACCCCTTCCGCGCCGCTGGCCACACTTGGGCCATCCTGTACTTCCCCAACGGCGACGACCCGGACACCGCCGGCTACATCTCCGTCTACCTACTCCTCAAGGAAGCCGTTGCCAGCCACTTGATGGTGCAGGCGGTCTTCAGCTTCGCCGACGAGGTGGAGAAGCAGAAGCCGTCCTACATCCGCACGCACCGTCGAGGCGGACAGGTTTGGCACTCACGGCTGCTGGGGCCATGACAAATTCTacgaggcggcggagctggagCTGTCGGGCCACCTCCGGGACGATTGCTTCACGGTCAGGTGCGACATAATCGTCATCGGCGAACCCCGCACGGAGGCCAATCCGGTCCCCGGCGCTTCCTTCGTCGTGGTGCCGCCGCCAGACTCGTCGCAGCACTTCGGCGCCCTCCTCCTAGGCGGAAAGGGTGCCGATGTGAGGTTTCTTGTTGGGGGCGAGGTGTTTGCCGCGCACCGGTGCGTGCTCGCTGCACGGTCGCCGGTCTTCGAGGCGCTGCTCTTTGGCCCCATGAAAGAAGGCACAGCCACAGAGAGCTGCTGCATACGGATTGATGATATGCTACCTCAGGTGTTTCAGAGcttgctgcatttcatttacACTGACTCGCTGCCAGAGACCCAAGATCAGCAAGATAAGGAGGCCAGCAACACGATGGCGCAGCATATGCTGGAAGCCGCCGACAGGTATGGCATGGGACGGCTCAAACTGATTTGTGAGGACATGCTGTGCATATATATCGATATGAGCACGGTTGCGACTTCACTGGCATTAGCCAAGCAGCACCGCTGCCAAGGGCTTAAGGAGGCGTGCTTCGAGTTTCTCAAGTTTCCAAAAACGCTGGATGAGGTCATGGCAACAGATGAATTCCAACATTTGGCGAAAAGCTCTCCTGCTTTGTTTGAGTTGATGTCcaagcttgctgctgctgggcgTTGAATTCTTGAAAATGAAACCAAAGGCATAGGCATATGAGGTTTCCGGAGGATCGGGGACATcaattgtatttatatgtatcTAGAAAGACTAATTAGTGGGTTTGCTATCAAATGCATGTCCTGGTAGTTGTATACTTGTATCTGTAGTCATGTCCCCAAATGGCTATGACGTACCTGTGCCTGATTTTGTTTCGCTGTTGCGTCATTTGTGGATATAGCTATGAGCCTATGATGTGCTTGGAACATGCATGCTAATGTCGCCAGCAGTTAGTTCACTTCTAAGCCATGAAATTAACTGGAAATTCCTTATGGTAATTTATAATGCCATTCATCACcgttattttgcatttttctgttgACTTACAGTTATTTGTTAGCAGGTTGGATGTGTTTTTATTCAGGATAGTGTCTCATTCCGGTTCAGGTAGCGTACAATTAAACATGAGGGCACTATTCAGTGAAGAACTTCTTTGGTCACTGATATGATTGCTATTTAGAAGGTTATCAATTTCTTGATGCCATCATTTGAAACTGAGAATCTCAAACATGTAAATGGAATTGCTTCAAAAATCCTGTTACTTATTTCTATGCTGATTTGCCATTTCTGTTATAGAACAATTACTGCATTGTGGTACAAAGCTGAATTAAAGACACGAAACATTGAATGGACAAGAAGGTGGGCCAGTTACAAAGTTATTCAGGATctcttttttgcaaaaaaaatattttttgaaagaTTATACAAAATTTACAAGAAGTGAATGATCCGTGGGTCAGATTTACAGAGAGTTAGGTATTCAGATTTTTGTTCAACTTTTCTCCCAACATTTTCTTCTTTGGCATGGTTTGTTTGTTGGCCTTTTCAAACACCATGCGCTATTGTTCTTGCAATCAGCTCATTGCAGTATGGTGCTGTGAATAAGTACATATTATAGTTtaaatattagattaaaaaggaATAAGTTTGATTGAATCAGGATAATATTGATGTTGTGGACGCTTTCCTTGGGAGACAATAATAGCgtcttttaagaaaaaaaaagcaagctTGACTCAGGAGTTATCTCAGTTCGAGATTGACTCGGTTTGAAGTTTGTTCAGCTTTGTTAGTAAAGTTAGCAATTTGTTAGAAGGATTGTTAGGCTAGATTTGTTAGAAAGATTGGTTGGAAGCTTGAGAAGATGTAAAACAGGAACTATATATATGATGGGAAAGTCAATCAGGGAAATCAAGCTGGAGTTAAACCTAAATAGTTCAGAGCCTCTTTGGAGGGTGAACTTCTTTATCTTGCTTCCAATTTGCCGTTCTCTCCCTCTCAATTTCAAGGCCCACATCAATTTAAGTTGTGCAGACATGAAATTGGGTAATATATTAGGacctaggcgtatagcccgcgtatttgtgcggctagtattgaaaattaaaaaaattgcatgtcgttgtatatttacttaaagattatactatttttactatacatcaccctattcattatcgtaaattatgtcttattgttgcttaaaacaattcaaatatgatctacctataataataatttaatttgttgagctttaataatattatgcatataattatttttatttttgttttattttgattgattgttgttagctttagtttttattaatagtatatatttg
This window contains:
- the LOC120688946 gene encoding BTB/POZ and MATH domain-containing protein 2-like → SRSRPTSARTVEADRFGTHGCWGHDKFYEAAELELSGHLRDDCFTVRCDIIVIGEPRTEANPVPGASFVVVPPPDSSQHFGALLLGGKGADVRFLVGGEVFAAHRCVLAARSPVFEALLFGPMKEGTATESCCIRIDDMLPQVFQSLLHFIYTDSLPETQDQQDKEASNTMAQHMLEAADRYGMGRLKLICEDMLCIYIDMSTVATSLALAKQHRCQGLKEACFEFLKFPKTLDEVMATDEFQHLAKSSPALFELMSKLAAAGR
- the LOC120688945 gene encoding BTB/POZ and MATH domain-containing protein 1-like, which translates into the protein MVAAMPLSSSTAAAAEGSASSIAAGAASGYHLLRIEGYSRTRSTIPNGDHVESHPFRAAGHTWAILYFPNGDDPDTAGYISVYLLLKEAVASHLMVQAVFSFADEVE